The genomic region TGCACACATTATGCAAGGAGACCTCCTTTATCATTATTGAAAAGGATCTACATTAGCTTTCAATAGGGACAATCGTAGGCCCTTGCTTAGTAACAATATAGTCAAATACATACCTTTCTAACTGTGTTAAATATAATAGATGTTTGGTTGTTAAGGAAGATTTTATGGCTGACAAGTTAACAATATGATAGGTGTAACTAATACGGTGTGAAGATATTTCGTTCTTACATTTGTTTTCTGCTGTGAACCAAAAGGCTACAGCTGAGCAGATCCGGCTCGCACAGGTGATCTATGACAAGAATGATGCTGACTTCGAAGGCAAAGTTAACCAGGTGAGGAACACTACTGGTGCTGTGTTCacaccaaacacaaaacaaaccatcatgtGTTTATTCATTTGACATTGTCTGTGGCTTAAATGAGTTTCCTGCAGTGGTTTGAACTCATATACACCTTCATTTAGTTGCAATGAATGGATCAAGAGAATGCTGAACTAACTACATCCTGTTGCTGGTTTGTAGAAATTCTGAATTCATGCTTAGTCAGGTCTGTCCCAAGCTGACGccacatttttgttttaaacagcGTGTTCCATCAGTCTTTACTAACGTTGTAGCTGTCAACTAATATGGCATCAATGTTATGTTTACACACTGAGAAAAGATATCTACATGCTATGTACTTTAAAATCACTTACAAAAAAACAACGCAGAATTTCCAATACAAAGTGTATTTGTTGCTTTCCCCAGCTGATGGAGGTGACTGGGAGGAACCAGGATGAGTGCATGGTAGCGCTCCACGACTGCAACGAGGATGTGAGCAGAGCCATCAACTTTCTCCTGGAGAGCACCTCAGACATGGTAACCACACCATGTTTTATGTAATCCCTTTGTTACACTTCTCATACTAGCCTGTGTTTTTTTTCAACAATATTTATTTGCAATTTCAGATAGTGTGAATAGATTTATTTTGCTTGGTAGACAGAATATGCGATGGCCCAAAACGATAATTGATTTGAATGAAATTGGTATTTTAAATTAGAAAGATTGATGATGAGCACATGGACTGTGAACATAAGTGAGAAAAATCATTCATGCTCTAAATTGTTAATCATACTCGAGCTGCCACAAATCAACCAGACCTTCTTTTAACATGTTCGAGTAAGAAAAGCACAGGTGTAATACATAACCGTAATTATGGCTGAATTCCATTCATCTCAAATGATTTAATAAGCATGGCATTGTGTGCTGTCACGGCTTTAAGCGTCGTACTGTTGGACTTTGAAAAATCACTAAGTAGCTCGCATCACTTTTTTGTCTAAGACGGTTGGCCTTTTGAAATGAAGGTGAACAAACTAAAGGACAGATCTCAGACCGAGGACATGTTTCCAAGGGGaaggtttaaaggggaaaaaacACTTGTGTTGTTCTGCCAAGTCCGAGTGAGTGTCCCAACATTTGTGATGCATACCAGCCGGCACAGATGGCGACTAGAGGCTGCAGGGCAGCCGGCCAGACAGCTGCCCTGCTTGTTGTTTTGGTTTTGAGGAACTCCAAAAATAGCAAATAACTGGTGTTATACACGGCAACCCTCTGATAACAACTTCTTCTACCGAACTCGTCAAGATCATGACCAGCGCAAACAAAGGAGTGGCCTAATAATACATGAGTCAAACATTCATTGTAGTTGCTAAAAAATTATAATTAGTGTTTTGATTTTGAATTTCTACAGCTCACAGGTCCCAATCCGATTTGTTTTCTTCCTGCATGCAGAACAGAACCCTTCAGACAAGTTGGTCGAAAATGTCCGGCATTATAGCTTTTCTGTAACCATTTCCAGGAATGTTTTTGTCGCGTTGCGTTAGCCTCTTGGTCAGAATACACACAGGCTAAAGCAACCACACTATACAACTCTGAAATGTGACTGATGGAGACAAAGATgccatttttgttttaattaaaaaagtgCATAGTTTACTTACTGATGTATACTGCCCATGTTTTTAGACCTCATGGGAGACGGTAGGGAAGAAGAAACCGCTGGTGAAGGAGGGTCCGTCAGACAGCAAGGAGAACAAGGAAAACAGGGAGAAGAAAGGAGAGAGGGAGGCGAGCAAGGGCCGTGGGGCTGCCAACCGCAAGGGCAGGGGGGCCAGCCGCAGCCGACCGGGTAGGGAGGATAAACTCTACCTTTATTTCATTCTGACTTTCCTGTCTCCTTCTTTACAGTATCATTACTGCAAATCCATTTTTCTCATTTGATGTGCACTTGTGTTTTGAACACATACAGTGCGTCCAGAGGAGAATGGGGTGATGGAAGTGATGCCCGTGGACAGAGGTGCAGACCGAGGTCGCCGGGCCAGAGGTGCGGGACGAGGTCAGCAGTGAGCACTTGAAAACGCTTTGTTAGTACCCCCAGCGCTGTAGTGGACGCTGTTGACCTTTTTGTGAATGTTACGCAGGATCTGCAGGATCTGGAGGTCGAGGCCGAGGCAGAGGACCACCAGGGACCCGGTTCTCGGCCCAAGGCATGGGGTATGGTGACAACAAGCACGTACATGGGTTTTGTAATAGAGCATGGACAATATCAAAATCGCAGTTAGCAAAATATTTGATGAATgcaaaatatgtgaaaatataaaATCACTCTGAAGGAAGTATTGTGGTGCTGCAGATAAGTACGGCCTACTAATGGTATTCCACAGACTTAATACAAATCATTGTTTGGTACAGATCCCcatcaaatatatatttgtaatgaTTATGTGAGTACGTTTCAAAATGGGTAATTCCCTCTGATATTATGAATCATATTGCAATTACAAAGCAGTAAAACAAATTGCAATctgttttcttttcacaaatcATGCAGCCTTTCTACTTTTAGGTGTACTTTTGTTACTAGAGTGTTTTTCAGGCCAGTAAATGTAACGTATTCTTGAGTTTGGACCTTATTGATTGTGAGTCTTCAGTCTCATTAACATCtgaaaaacataataataaacgCATCTCCCCTCTCCCTTTCCACGACACCGaaaactagggatgggtatcgctAAGGTTTTAACGGTTTTATCGATATCGatccggtcttttaacggtactcttatcggttcttttggagaaaaaaataaggtaaactaactaaacaaattgtgaacaaaactaacattgctttttatttaaataaaataaataatatttcacatcaaatgaaaccacaatgttttaacaaatcgtattaaataatctgatgacagaactgtaaacggaatagctgaaactttaacaaaataaataactcagtttcctctaatcattaacccatgtttgtataattgagttaactccgtgtgttgctgctagcatacagaacacctgacgtggaaacgttactcatggacggggctacagagctactagaaagacagtggaacccggtgcattcctccgtctggaagtggagcacttttgctaaatgtttagacacattgctcgtgttaccgccctgacATGCAAACTCTTATTGtgcttttggcaacgagcattgtccacatcgagacgggtaaagtttaaccacgcctcggagcgcgttctctccgccatctcctccgtgtgtgtgtgttgctgcatgttgtagcagctgcgtgcgtgtgtgttgctgcatgtagcagctgcgtgtgtgtaaactgccccgccccctcccaagcaggcgggggagagagatctctcgcctggattggaaagatcgaaaatactaaaaaGACGCATTTTGCAcgctttttgcatattagaaacggaatataatgtttgtgtagcaataatacatatacatatatttttgacatgtctccattaccgataaaaagaccgttaatgtcggagcttaacggtaccacggtctttaataattcagcctcggggcccgtttaataccggggctcggtactcATCCCTACCGAAAACCCAACAACCAGGAACCGAAAGCTCCTTCAGAAAGTGTTATAAGAAACATAACTAACTGCATCAGTCCACCTCTTCCTTCCTCTTCACTTTATTTCTGTGTAACTAAATATACCGCTCCTTCCCTCTTCCCCAGGACCTTCAACCCAGCGGACTACACATCAGAGTCCGGATCAGGGGGTGCACAGGGTGAGATGTGGGACACAGCGGGCACCAACAGCACAGATGGCACAGGTGTGCGTTTTAGAACTGATATGCTCTTCAGCTGTCGGTAGTCTAGTCGTTACCAACGATCTTGCAATGACATTACTACCTGGTGTTGATTCGCTTCTTTTGATATTTTAATGGAAATATTCCATGCAGGTCATTTTTGTTTATCAGTGCTGGTgttcaacaaataaataaaaacctcaCTACTCGGCCTCTGCTCCGTGCAGCGGCAGGGTTGCCTCACATGGTAGCTCAAATGTATTTTAGAAAAATGTTCACATGGCGTTAACCTGTTTATCCCACCTGTATTTGAATTCTGTGACTCATCATCTGTTTCTCTCCAGTTACCTGGAGACATACCTTGGAGGACTGGGCGTCCGAGGACTGGAGTGAGGATGTCAGTGTGAGTTGAGACTGGTGCAGCAGAAGTCTGTAGATCACAGtaacaatgttgtggttgtttgttttcaaacaatgtctcctgtgttgttgtttgtttgtttagctATCGGAGACCAAAGTGTTCACCGCCTCATGTGCACCTGCTGCTGAGAACCACATCACACCTGGGCAAAGGTAGCTAAAACCAGCTCAATTATAACATTAAAAGTGGCCCTGATGTTTCGTTGTCGTGCAACTTCAGAATAATTACAGACTATTATTTGCTACAAATTGCTAAGTAGTTATTTTATACTAATCTAAAACTATGTTGGCAATGAAGGAATACCTTTACTTGACAAACTATAGAGGTATATTGTTGATAAATCATTGCTACTTAGAATGTACTTGTATCTATTAATAACCCGTTACATTGGCAACTGTCGACTCCTGCAAGCCCTTTCTAACTGTCGGCACTGTACTACAGTCTGGACCTCGCCTCTCTGCTGCAGAAGCCTGTGGGCGGAGGAAGAGAACCACCTTCGTCCTCTTCCTCTCAGAGTCTGGTCTTCACCAactcccaccaccaccaccagccacagcagcaacacccccCCTCCGGCCGCAGCACCACCAGCAGCACAAGCTACGCTCATGCTGCTCTGGTAATGAAAACATTTCTTTAGATTTGACTCATTCCTTTCATCCGTCACATGTAAATGaacccatacacacacagactgatGGTTACGCCCTCTCCTCCCATGTGTGCCAGTCGTCAGTTCTGGGAGCTGGTTTCGGGGACCTGGGCCAGGCCAAGAGGCCTCCGCCCAGCGCCGGAGCTCAGATACTGGAACAGCTGAAGGGTCCTGGCCTGGGTCCGCTGCCCTCGGCCCAGGCGGCGCCTCCTTCCAGCACCCAAGGGAGCAACCCCTCCATGGGACGACTGCCATGCCTGGGAGCACCTGTCCCTCCACCCTCCTCATCCAGCTGGGACATCAAGGCATCAGAATCCAACTCCACCTCACTGTCCTCACAGTTCAGCCGTGAGTGTGGCCATCATGCTGCATTTTATGTTTCAACATTATTATTTTGAGTCTTAACTTAGCGAGGACCATGCACGATACATCTCAATAAGAGAAGGGATGATGTTTGTCAGTTGGAAGCATTCCAGTATATGAACAAAGGCCCGTGTAGTGTTTGTAAACCCTGTCCTATGTTTGTTGCGTGTCTGCAGGTGAGTTTGGCCTGCAGCCCGAGCCCTCTCTTGTGCTGAGCCATCTGGTCCAGAGGCATGCGGGCCCCTCCCTGCCTCTGGCCCGTCAGCCCAGTCCTCCATCGCAACACCAAGCGCCCCCTGCTTCCGCCTCGCCCGCCCCCCACCTCACCGGCCCCCTGGCACAGGCAGGCCAGGCGATGGCTGCTGGTGCTAAACCTCATGCCCCCGGCGCAGGGCTGGACCCTCAGGGCGGCAACACGCCACAGCAGCAACGGGCGCAGCTCAAAGTCCAGAAACGAAGGATACCTCCATCATCAAAGGTACTGCAGGGGGCTGAAGATGTTGGACAGAGAGTTGGGATATCTCTTAAATTCAGCTCCAGTAGTTATTACTACAAGATATTACGAATAGATGCTACATTTCACTTTTAGGGTCATGAAATGAGTATGTGACGACGGTGATGACAACAGTATTCCTCCATCCTACCACCAACATGTCGGGGTTCTAGTTTGAGCAAGTCAGAGTATAAACAGTTATCATTGATAATTCATATTTAATACACCTAAATATATTCATAAACTCATTCATAGGTTGATAACTGGAACTACAGTTAAGTTGTTGCATTAAAATGTCTTAACCGAAGGAATTACTAATCATCAAAATAATTTtcttaattgttttatttattacaaatattgtAATAAGTACTACTTAATTGACATCAAATCACACATCAGGGTACAACCTCCTAAATGGTAACATTGTCTCATAAAATAGTTTGGTACAAACCTataaccccccccctccccggcAGATTCCCGCCACCGCGGTAGAGATGCCGGGCTCGGCTGAAGTCCCGGGTCTGAATCTCCAGTTCGGAGCGCTGGACTTCGGCTCGGAGTCGGCAATGCCCGAGTTCGGAATCGTCGACAATTGTGTGAGCCAATCCAGGGAGTCCACCCCGGCCCCCGCCCCAACTCTTCCTGCACCGGGACCAGGCATCCAGAGCCAGACCAGCCTGTACTCCAAACCGCTCAGGTACTGCCGCTGCTGACCCGGGACGTACCAATACCACAAATGTAGAAGTCAATACCAATGAAAGTTAACAATTGCGGTAAAAAACCAAAACTAAACAAAGTTGATTACGATTACTAACTTTTTGTTATAAGGTCAAAGATTGCATTGATTACATTTGAACACATCGTAGTAAAGTTGAGATGTACCTTGGCACCAAAGTACCGGTTCTAGTTACATCCTTACTGCTGATTGATTAGTTTCCTCTCAAGTGAATGATATTACAGAAACGATATGGTTTGTGAATAAAGTCGAACGTTTTATCTGACGAGTTGTTCTCCTCTCACTGCTGTCCCGCAGTGAGTCGCTGGGCAGCCCCCTCTCCGTCGCCCTGCCTCTGCCCCTCTCCTCAGCAGAGCCGGTGTACCACTCCTCAGTGCAGCTGCCCAACCTCACTCCCTCCTCATTAGGGAGCGGCATTCCCTCCTCTTCGACAGtctcctccgcctcctcctccaTACCCAGCTCCTCCCACTACTCCTCAGTGGGGGGAGGTTACGATGGGACCATGCCCCCTCACTCACGACTGGCCTTTTCCCAGAGCAAAGAGGCCACGGGGCCAGTCATGGTGAGTAGAATTAGCCAAAAAAAAATCATCATCACCCTGGAGCCTTTTCAGGGGAATTCTGGGATGAGAAAGGATCCTCTTCTACAGCATAGTTGTATCAACAGCCGGACACTGATGTATTGCTTGTTGCAGGCAAACGGGCGGTCGAGGGTCCGCCCTGCATTGGGAAACTCTGGACTGTAAACTTTGAGATGACTTGAGCATACGGACATTTGCCCATAGACACTTAAAGTTAGAGTTTGGATGTTTTGAGTGGAACAAAAGTAAACTGACTGTCACCTGCTGTGGTTAATGGACTGACTGTTACTTAGAAATATGATGTGTGGTATCGATCTGTTAAGCTCTGTTGTTCTTTTCACCAGAATGGTCTGAATGGTGTGAGGACCTCTGCCCCCGCGCTCGACAGTAAGTTTATACCTTCTATTGTAACGTCCTGTTTGGGTTGTGGCATTTTGACAAAATAAatcccttcctcctcctcctcctcctcctcctcctcctcctcctcctcctcctcctcctcctcctcctcctcctcctctcagctTCATCAGCATCCTCCACTCCGAAGCCAGAGTCGCCGTCTCTGAACATCTGCACCAACGGACCCTCGGCACCTTCCTCCCACCTCCCCTCCTCCATGCCTCCACACAGCTCCGCGCTCTCCAGCCTGGCCCAGGACATGCCCTCTGCCAGCCATCTCAACTCACACAGCAGGTCAGAAAACACAGTGTTGCGGTTTACAAACTGAAATGTTGCATGCAAAAAAACTTGCCTACCGTTCCTGCAAATCTGGCCACAAGTCAAAAGGTTTCCCAGCTTTTTCTGCTTGGCTTTGACTTCTTTACCATTTATTACCAgttgttaaattacagttcTTAAGCTAATAAATAACCATTTTGTTTCTTTGTTAGTGAGATGCAGCTTTGCAAATGTTTTATCAGTGCAGCCAATCATCCGTTTCCTTTCTGCCGTCACTCTACAGCCATGTCAGCAGTCATTCCTCAGCTATGGGCTCCAGCGCTCTAACTGTAAGTACCAGTGTCATCACACACAACGCAAAGTCTCCCGTGTTATCTTTAACCCTGTATACAAAACAGCTGGTTTAGCAAACTCAACATTGTGTCTCTGCATCACCAACTCAAATGGACTTATTTCTCGTCCGCAGTACACCTGTGTTGACAACAGCGGTGTGAGCTCTCTGGCTCCTTCCACGGGGTCGTACTCGCAGCCCTCGTCGCTCCACTCCTCccacaacagcagcagcatcagtAGCAGCAGCATCAGCCACCTGGTGAACATGCCCAACATGGGCGGCTCTGTGGGCGGCATCATCAGCGCCAGCGGACTCCACTCTGCCGCCATGGCCGCCGCCAACTCGGCGCTCGGACTCGGCTCCAATGGAGCTAATGCCACGTCCAACCTCAACGCACAGAGGAACAACCCCctgctctcctcctctggtacacacacacacacacacacacacacacacacacacacacacacacacacacacacacacactgacacaaggGGAATGTGTGATCTCTGTCACATTGTGATTAGCCCAATTCATTGTATTTGTAGTTCTTCACGTGATGGTTGTTGTGTCAATGTGTTCACAGGTAAAGCTCCCCCTAACTTGTCACAGGGAGTTCCCCCTCTACTGCCCAACCAGTATATCATGGGCCCCGGGGGGCTGCTGCCAGCATACCCAGTGAGTACCCCTCAGGATTTAGAGTCACtgaagtggattattgttactTTGTTTTCGTAAAGAGTATTCTGTGGCTGCATTAGGACTGGACTGAAtagtttgaagcttcaaatgtttattcataaactcaacatttGATTCTCttcttaaaaagaaaaaagctaACTACCTGTGTTTCACAGCAGATCTATGGTTACGAAGACCTCCATATGCTCCAGTCCAGACTGCCAATGGTGAGCCTCATCGTCACACTCCGTAGGACTCACTTGTATCCAGTTGTGTGGCTCCTTCTGATCCTCTGCTGTCCTTCAGCCCTCTTTGCAGGATTACTATGGAATCACATTCCCGGGCCCCGCAGCGACTCTCTCTGGCAGAGACGGGGGCCTAGCCAACAACCCCTACTCAGGTAAAACACTGGCCCCCCTTTGATGGCCTTGTCCAAAATCCCCGTGATTGTTCTCGCCTGACATCTCAAATATTTGTCAGGTGAAGTCACAAAGTTCGGCAGGAATGACTCCACCTCCCCGGCGCCCCCCGCAAGCCTGGCAGCCCAGCAGCCTTCCCAGGGCCAGAGCCAAGGCCAGAACCAGGCCCAGCAGCAGCCCCCCCAGGCCCAGCAGCCCCAGGGCCAGCCGCAGCACCACAGCAGCCAGCAGGCCTTCCTGCCCCCGGGCTACAGCTACACAGGCCTGCCTTACTACGCGGGGATGCCGGGCGCTGTGGCCAACGCTGCTGCCTTCCAGTACGGCCACATGTTCGTTCCTCCCGGGGGTCCAGCCTCTGCCAAGCAGCACAGCATGGGCCTGGGTCTGGGTAACCCCTCGGCCAGCCCCTTCCAGCAGCagacgcagcagcagcagcagcagcccagCGGCTACGGACAGCACGCCTTCAGCTCAGGTCAGTGAACACCAATGTTCATTCAAGGAGCTCCCGTAACATTGTCCAGTAAATTGACAGGAATCTCATTTGCTAATATAGAATGCTTAAACAATGCTTAAACAAGGACAGAGTTTTAAAATTGTGAGTGACctgaggcaccctcttgcctctTACTTTGAACTGTTGCCATCCGGGCGGAGATATCGTCCCCCtctgttaaaaaaagaacaGATCTCGGCTGTCTTTCGTCCCACAAGCCATCAAACTCCTACATAAACCCAGCTGGTCTGGCCCTGTCCCCTCTATTTCGCAAATGAGGACCTATAGGCCCCTCGTCATGTCTGCCGATATCTGGTTTtcttatatctgtttgttttaatCTGTGTCTATGTTGTTGTCAGTGACGTATTGTCTTATCTTTTTATATGCCTTTGTGATGGGCTGCAACCcattttcccctcggggacaAATAAAACGAATACTATACTAAACACTTTTGTTATTAGTATTGGGGTTTGTCTTGCACAGGaagtgatgtgttttgctcgAGGGCTGAACTTTGTTTTCCTGTGCAGGGTACGAGGAGCTGACAGCGGGGCCGGCAGGAGTCGACTACAGTAAAGGATACAACTCCTCCTCACAGGCACAAGCCAAATCTGCTGCTTCTGGGCCTGGCAAAGGTACGACAAATAGACACGTCTTTTATAATGATAATTTGAGATTTTTCAAATTGTCCGGAATTATAATTAAAAGCATGTGTTGTTAATATATGTCTGAGCTTGACTACCCTaaatgggtgggggggggggcttcagCAAGTTCCTTTACTTGGAAATATACTTTTATGTTCCCTTATGTTTCTGTGCTTATCTTACTTATGTTATACCAATGTTTAAACTGATGAAATACAATATTTGGGACCATTTAGTAGTTGGATTTAGATCAGTTTAGTTTTGAGGTTATTTGGTTAGTGTTtggtgttttttatttattcaggcTCTCCAATTCTGGGTTTGTGATTAATATATACtgtaaatcatttttatttagtATCAGAGCCCCTATTCTCAAGCTTTGGATAGCTAAGCGTATCCCATTCCACACGTCTGCATAACCTATTTTTAACCCTTGGTAAATTAAATTAATAGAAATGTTGGTGCGTAACTCTCCTAGGCGTCTCCGTTACGTCCAGTAACTCGGGGGTGCCAGACATCAGTGGAAGTGTTTACAATAAGACGCAGGTGAGCCTCTCACAACTCCTGCCCTGTTTCTTGCTGTGTAGTTGTTGTTTATACCAACAGATCATTAAGACCTGATTAATTGATGCCTCATCTTCGTTCTCCAGTCTTTTGATAAGCAGGGATTCCATGCGGGGACCCCTCCTCCCTTCAGTCTGCCATCAGCACTGGGGGGCCCGGGGCCTCTGAACCCTGGAGCAGCTCCTGGAGGCTATGCACCGGCTCCATTCCTCCACATCCTGCCTCACCAGCAACCACACTCACAGCTGCTGCACCACCATCTTGCTCAGGATGGACAGGTAACCCACGCCGCAGACACTTTATGGTCGCTCAGGCTTTTACCCGTGAGTTTCTGGGAAGCTAATTTGTATTTCTCTGTGTGTTCAGGGGGTTCCCAACCAGCGGGGCCAGTCCAACAGCCTGCAGCAGAAGAGCCAAGTCAACAAGTCGAGCTACGGCAGCTCCCCCTACTGGGCCAACTGAGACGGCCAcatctgcagtgtgtgtggcgtgaacatggacacacacaccaacacacagcaCCACACCTGCGTATCTGACTGACGAGATCATAGAGGGACAAACCATTTTACAACACAAGCTAAAAACACACACTACCACCCACCCTCCCCTTTGCTCTGTATATCCCCTTTTCAAATTTATGGCTGTTGTatgtaaaatatatttatgtatgtatttatacagtatatatgtaTTGGTAGGACATAAAATGTGGTATTCTGCATttggtttttattttgaaggacattttatttcaaaaaaaaaaaaaaaaatgtggaaaGACGAGAATGCTTAATCATGGAGATGAAGTTGGTGAATATACTTGAACACAAGCATCCTGTGATGTGGATTTTTTTTGTATGCATACATGATCTGAGAGTGATGTACATAGATTCTACACATCATTTTCACGGCAAaggcctttttttattttagaagaaAAACGTTTTTGTAACTTTGGTCTCCCGCATCTGTGAATCCTTATATTGAGGGTGACTTGAGTTGATAGCTTGACTTTTCTTTCTGCCCCGTTTCCCTCCCATCTGTCTCTCATTCCTCAACTCTTACTGGCTGGTTTTCACCTGCCCGGCCTTggatttgatgtcattttaacaTTGGTTTAATCCTTGTTGTCCAAATTAAAAGTTCTGAACAGTTTGTATCGGTCTGGCATCAATATTTACTCAACACAATGTTTTTCTGGATTTAAGCTCACAGGTTGCTTCATACTCACAATGAAACGAAGTTCAGTACAGAGTAGCAAAGAAAAATGTATTTGATATAAATGATTGAGGGAGACCACTGTGCCAACATGTTCATGACAGGCTGGATGCAAAGTAATCAAATTGTGCAGATAAGATTTGTTAATCCCCGAATTACTAACACAGGCTGGAAATACACTTGCATGTTCATGtataaacattaaaaaggaCCTATAATTGGAGAGGTGGCAGAGCAAAAGGGCTGCCAGTGTTTCTGGGCCAGGGAGCTGTTTGGAtgtggtgccttgctcaagaacACCTGCCGTTACCAGTCCACCCTATGGTTCCCAAGACCATACAGAGCTGCTGCTCCAATGGTCAGGCCACCAGTGATGGAAAACAGTATTTTCAGgagcttacatttttttttatttactggaATAGGAAATGTTACTCAGGACTTAAAgctagggtaggtaattcacttcagaaacactttgttatattccatggaatgctcttaacatccagataactgattacattaaatgctttgacaatacataaaatgtcatctgtggaagccgtggtgctgtaaaaagcacgaccaatcattttggATGGTATCTGcccgtcagccttccatctcgtgcacaaatgtaactcgtgccctcatt from Pseudochaenichthys georgianus chromosome 5, fPseGeo1.2, whole genome shotgun sequence harbors:
- the ubap2a gene encoding ubiquitin-associated protein 2a isoform X1, which gives rise to MMSSLGGEKARGPREKALPAATQTSQPQKQIQATAEQIRLAQVIYDKNDADFEGKVNQLMEVTGRNQDECMVALHDCNEDVSRAINFLLESTSDMTSWETVGKKKPLVKEGPSDSKENKENREKKGEREASKGRGAANRKGRGASRSRPVRPEENGVMEVMPVDRGADRGRRARGAGRGSAGSGGRGRGRGPPGTRFSAQGMGTFNPADYTSESGSGGAQGEMWDTAGTNSTDGTVTWRHTLEDWASEDWSEDVSLSETKVFTASCAPAAENHITPGQSLDLASLLQKPVGGGREPPSSSSSQSLVFTNSHHHHQPQQQHPPSGRSTTSSTSYAHAALSSVLGAGFGDLGQAKRPPPSAGAQILEQLKGPGLGPLPSAQAAPPSSTQGSNPSMGRLPCLGAPVPPPSSSSWDIKASESNSTSLSSQFSREFGLQPEPSLVLSHLVQRHAGPSLPLARQPSPPSQHQAPPASASPAPHLTGPLAQAGQAMAAGAKPHAPGAGLDPQGGNTPQQQRAQLKVQKRRIPPSSKIPATAVEMPGSAEVPGLNLQFGALDFGSESAMPEFGIVDNCVSQSRESTPAPAPTLPAPGPGIQSQTSLYSKPLSESLGSPLSVALPLPLSSAEPVYHSSVQLPNLTPSSLGSGIPSSSTVSSASSSIPSSSHYSSVGGGYDGTMPPHSRLAFSQSKEATGPVMNGLNGVRTSAPALDTSSASSTPKPESPSLNICTNGPSAPSSHLPSSMPPHSSALSSLAQDMPSASHLNSHSSHVSSHSSAMGSSALTYTCVDNSGVSSLAPSTGSYSQPSSLHSSHNSSSISSSSISHLVNMPNMGGSVGGIISASGLHSAAMAAANSALGLGSNGANATSNLNAQRNNPLLSSSGKAPPNLSQGVPPLLPNQYIMGPGGLLPAYPQIYGYEDLHMLQSRLPMPSLQDYYGITFPGPAATLSGRDGGLANNPYSGEVTKFGRNDSTSPAPPASLAAQQPSQGQSQGQNQAQQQPPQAQQPQGQPQHHSSQQAFLPPGYSYTGLPYYAGMPGAVANAAAFQYGHMFVPPGGPASAKQHSMGLGLGNPSASPFQQQTQQQQQQPSGYGQHAFSSGYEELTAGPAGVDYSKGYNSSSQAQAKSAASGPGKGVSVTSSNSGVPDISGSVYNKTQSFDKQGFHAGTPPPFSLPSALGGPGPLNPGAAPGGYAPAPFLHILPHQQPHSQLLHHHLAQDGQGVPNQRGQSNSLQQKSQVNKSSYGSSPYWAN
- the ubap2a gene encoding ubiquitin-associated protein 2a isoform X3, yielding MMSSLGGEKARGPREKALPAATQTSQPQKQIQATAEQIRLAQVIYDKNDADFEGKVNQLMEVTGRNQDECMVALHDCNEDVSRAINFLLESTSDMTSWETVGKKKPLVKEGPSDSKENKENREKKGEREASKGRGAANRKGRGASRSRPVRPEENGVMEVMPVDRGADRGRRARGAGRGSAGSGGRGRGRGPPGTRFSAQGMGTFNPADYTSESGSGGAQGEMWDTAGTNSTDGTVTWRHTLEDWASEDWSEDVSLSETKVFTASCAPAAENHITPGQSLDLASLLQKPVGGGREPPSSSSSQSLVFTNSHHHHQPQQQHPPSGRSTTSSTSYAHAALSSVLGAGFGDLGQAKRPPPSAGAQILEQLKGPGLGPLPSAQAAPPSSTQGSNPSMGRLPCLGAPVPPPSSSSWDIKASESNSTSLSSQFSREFGLQPEPSLVLSHLVQRHAGPSLPLARQPSPPSQHQAPPASASPAPHLTGPLAQAGQAMAAGAKPHAPGAGLDPQGGNTPQQQRAQLKVQKRRIPPSSKIPATAVEMPGSAEVPGLNLQFGALDFGSESAMPEFGIVDNCVSQSRESTPAPAPTLPAPGPGIQSQTSLYSKPLSESLGSPLSVALPLPLSSAEPVYHSSVQLPNLTPSSLGSGIPSSSTVSSASSSIPSSSHYSSVGGGYDGTMPPHSRLAFSQSKEATGPVMNGLNGVRTSAPALDTSSASSTPKPESPSLNICTNGPSAPSSHLPSSMPPHSSALSSLAQDMPSASHLNSHSSHVSSHSSAMGSSALTYTCVDNSGVSSLAPSTGSYSQPSSLHSSHNSSSISSSSISHLVNMPNMGGSVGGIISASGLHSAAMAAANSALGLGSNGANATSNLNAQRNNPLLSSSGKAPPNLSQGVPPLLPNQYIMGPGGLLPAYPQIYGYEDLHMLQSRLPMDYYGITFPGPAATLSGRDGGLANNPYSGEVTKFGRNDSTSPAPPASLAAQQPSQGQSQGQNQAQQQPPQAQQPQGQPQHHSSQQAFLPPGYSYTGLPYYAGMPGAVANAAAFQYGHMFVPPGGPASAKQHSMGLGLGNPSASPFQQQTQQQQQQPSGYGQHAFSSGYEELTAGPAGVDYSKGYNSSSQAQAKSAASGPGKGVSVTSSNSGVPDISGSVYNKTQSFDKQGFHAGTPPPFSLPSALGGPGPLNPGAAPGGYAPAPFLHILPHQQPHSQLLHHHLAQDGQGVPNQRGQSNSLQQKSQVNKSSYGSSPYWAN